The genomic window AACATCCTCTTTTTATGGGAATGCTAGGAATGCACGGAAACTATGCTCCAAATGTTTTAACCAATAAGTGCGATGTTCTTATTTCTATAGGGATGCGATTTGATGATAGAGTAACAGGGAATATAAATGGATATACCCAAAAAGCAAGTATTATTCATTTAGATATAGATCCTTGCGAAATTGATAAAAATATCCCTTGTATTCTCCAAATACTTGGAGATTGCAAAATTACATTACCGAAATTTACATCTCTTGTAAAGAAAAAGAGTCATGGAGAATGGCTAAAAAATTTTTTATATTTAAAAAATAAAGAGGAAAAAATTGTTTTAAAAAATGATCTTTATCCGAATCCTAAAAAATTTACTATGGGAGAAGTCATTCATAAAATAAATCAGTATAAAAAAAATAACGCAATATTAGTAACTGATGTAGGACAGCATCAAATGATCGCTTCCAGATATTTTAATTTTTCTCCTAAAAGGAGCCAAGTTACTTCTGGAGGTATTGGGACAATGGGATTTGCCCTTCCAGCATCTATAGGTGCTAAAATTGGAGGAAAAAAAAATCGCCAGGTAATTTGCGTAACAGGAGATGGGAGCATTCAAATGACTATTCAAGAACTCGGAACCATTTTACAGAGCAATATTACTGTAAAAATTGTATTGCTCAATAATAATTTTTTAGGAATGGTACGGCAGTGGCAACAACTTTTCTTCGAAAAACGTTATTCGTATACTGAATTAGTCAATCCAAATTTTATTAAGTTGTCTAGAGCCTATGGAATTTATGGAGAAAAAGTACAGTTTAGGAAAAATCTCGTTACAGCAATAACAAAAATGTTTTATGAAAGTAATGGTCCTTACTTTCTTGAAGTAATTATAGAAAAAGAAAATAACGTTTTTCCAATAATACCTTCATTTACAAAAGTAAATGAAGTTC from Blattabacteriaceae bacterium includes these protein-coding regions:
- the ilvB gene encoding biosynthetic-type acetolactate synthase large subunit, which codes for MYRGKTCCGSEILIKSLLDEKVNYVFGYPGGTIMPVYDVMHFMREKYINHILTRHEQGAIHAAQGYSKVSGKVGVCLTSSGPGATNLVTGLSDAMVDSSPIVCISGQVSSSLIGTDAFQEINIIDISLSVTKWNVQVPYAEYIYPTIRKAFYISKIGRPGPVLVDLTKNAQFQRIHFYGGPYGFEKYKKEIIYINKIKKAVELINSATKPFIIFGQGVILANAEEELKKFVEKTGIPFACTLLGLGALDSEHPLFMGMLGMHGNYAPNVLTNKCDVLISIGMRFDDRVTGNINGYTQKASIIHLDIDPCEIDKNIPCILQILGDCKITLPKFTSLVKKKSHGEWLKNFLYLKNKEEKIVLKNDLYPNPKKFTMGEVIHKINQYKKNNAILVTDVGQHQMIASRYFNFSPKRSQVTSGGIGTMGFALPASIGAKIGGKKNRQVICVTGDGSIQMTIQELGTILQSNITVKIVLLNNNFLGMVRQWQQLFFEKRYSYTELVNPNFIKLSRAYGIYGEKVQFRKNLVTAITKMFYESNGPYFLEVIIEKENNVFPIIPSFTKVNEVLLM